In the Candidatus Zixiibacteriota bacterium genome, one interval contains:
- a CDS encoding TetR/AcrR family transcriptional regulator produces the protein MNESLGTRQALLTSARWLFARNGYDGTSIKMITARAHANLGAVTYHFGTKRALYDEVLRAAAGPLLERVRQVDAADGAPLARIAAVVHAILDHITAHRHLPALMLHELSLERPIPEPVRQVMEGAFRMLRKQVAAGQRDGSIVSGDPVLLTISIVAQPIYVAVARKPLRDAVGLDTADRKTRIRLADHMVTFLRRGLSPTRRGRG, from the coding sequence ATGAATGAATCGCTCGGCACACGACAGGCCCTGCTGACATCGGCACGTTGGCTCTTCGCCCGTAACGGGTATGATGGCACGTCGATCAAGATGATCACGGCGCGGGCGCATGCCAACTTGGGGGCCGTGACCTATCATTTCGGCACGAAACGGGCACTGTACGACGAGGTGCTGCGGGCAGCGGCGGGACCGCTGCTGGAGCGGGTGCGGCAGGTTGACGCCGCAGACGGCGCGCCGCTGGCACGCATCGCCGCCGTGGTACACGCGATTCTCGACCACATCACCGCCCACCGCCACTTGCCGGCGTTGATGCTGCATGAGTTGTCACTGGAGCGGCCGATCCCGGAGCCGGTGCGCCAGGTCATGGAAGGGGCGTTCCGCATGTTGCGAAAGCAAGTGGCGGCCGGACAGCGCGATGGGAGCATCGTCTCCGGCGATCCGGTACTACTGACGATCAGCATCGTGGCGCAGCCGATCTATGTCGCGGTGGCCCGCAAGCCGCTGCGCGATGCGGTCGGTCTGGACACGGCGGACCGCAAGACGCGCATCCGGTTGGCGGATCACATGGTCACATTCCTGCGACGCGGGTTGTCGCCAACAAGGAGGGGCCGCGGATGA